The proteins below come from a single Miscanthus floridulus cultivar M001 chromosome 1, ASM1932011v1, whole genome shotgun sequence genomic window:
- the LOC136468660 gene encoding uncharacterized protein, protein MVDLIIGMKQLTKVLMDGGSGLIIMYAKMLDTMGIDRSRIRPTGAPFHGIVPRKQTMPVGQIDLPITFGDSTNYRTETLTFEVIWFHGTNHAILGHPCYAKFMAVPNYTYLKLKMLGPCRVITIDTSF, encoded by the coding sequence ATGGTCGACCTGATCATTGGCAtgaagcagctcaccaaggtactaatggatggaggcagtggcctcatcatcatgtATGCCAAAATGCTCGACACCATGGGCATTGACCGATCACGCATCCGACCAActggagcgcctttccatggcatcgtgcctagaaagcagacCATGCCagttgggcagatcgatctgcccatcacctttggggattcgaccaattataggacggagacccttacctttgaggtgatCTGGTTCCACGGAAccaaccacgccatcctgggacatccatgctatgcaaagttcatggccgtacccaactacacctatctgaagctgAAAATGCTaggaccatgcagggtcatcaccatcgacacctccttctag